A region of the Stegostoma tigrinum isolate sSteTig4 chromosome 5, sSteTig4.hap1, whole genome shotgun sequence genome:
TTTTCTCACATGCGATTACACTTCTTTCATTGCTGCCTGCAGGGCTGATTGTTTCACTTTTCACCGAAGCACCTTCTTTTGGCAGCTCTTGAAATTTTGTTTGTTCTAAGTGAGCTACTTCACCACGTTGGTGCCCCATTCCTGGACAAAAGTTTTGCTTGTGAGCAAGGTAACTTTCTACTTTGTTAAAACTAATCTTGCACACGGTACATTCATGATAGTCTAAAAGTCTTTTAGGAGAACAGGCTGTTTTTTCGGTTTGAGGCGAACACTTTTTGCTTAAATCCATGGGAAGATCCAGTTCCATTCCGACAACGACAGGCAACGGGGCACTGCACTTGACAGATGTCACATTTCGAGTCCCAGGGATGGAGGGGTCCACATGCTTTCCAGGTAACAAGTCGGGTCTCTGGTGGGAGGGTTCACCTAGATTCTCCAGGGATTCTTGAGAAGACGTTCCAGGACTCCCCATGGCTGATACACTAATAAAAGCTTGATGGACCATCTGCGATCTCTGTTCCTGTTCTGGGAGGGAAATCTCATACATTTTCCGCCGCTTGCGGCTACGTATAGTTCTTTGCATTGCTGGTACCTTATTTGCCGCCATACGTTTCACTGGTGGGTCATGACGTGAAGCGCAGTAGTATTGTTTGTGCACAGCGTATGTTTCATGTCTGCTAAAGGTTATATTGCAAGCTTCACATGTAGTTTTATTCGGATCATTAGCGACGTCCAATATGGGAGTACCGGAGCAGTTCCCATCCTTGGACTTCCCATTCAATTGTTCATCATTGTTACTAGCAGCTGACTCTTTTTTTAACTGCGTAGAAATATCTTTTTCCGGACTTTTCCCATTTGAGCCAGCAACATCCACGACTACAGAAGAGTTAATATTAGTTGGCTGAACAAGTGAATTTTCTGGATCAGGTAAATTACAAAGGGCACTGTGAATGTTAATAGGACTATGCCCACTACTGGGACTAGCTGTCTCTGGCACCTTCTCACCAGTGTTGGCAAAGTCTGGTGACCTAGCTACATGCTGCCAGCGGGTGCTGCAGTAATGTTTTTTGTGAACCAAGTAGTTATCCAAGTTGTTGAACGTGATATTGCATTCAAAACAAATGGCCCCTTTTGGTACCAATGGACTGTAAACGACAGGGGGATAGTTGCTTCCACCCTGTCTTAACCTACGATGTACCAGTTCAGACATTTTAGCCAGGATTTCTGAAGCTTGGGGGACCATAGAGATATCTTGGGAGAGAGAGAACTGAGTAAGGAAGGGAGCCATCGGGACACTGGATCCTATGTTATGCTGAATTGGAGAAGAAGCAAGCCGTGGGCTGGACGGCTCTGATTTGATTCTGGTGTATGGGAAACCCTGTCTGTTTCCTGCAGGTTGTGTTTCATTCTTCAGACTTGTTAGACCCAACTGTACATTTTTCTCTAATTTTTCTCCCTCTGTGTCAGAGCAGATTTCTTTATTTTGGCTGATGCCTGGAGATGGAGGGACATCCTGTCTGCTTGCTGTATCTGCTATTATCGACTGCAAAATGTCCTCACTGTTGACTGGTGAGTGTTCATTTTCACTTTCCTTTCGCAACCTCCTGCTCTGACTGTGATGGAGCTCTTGGTGCTGCATCAGCTTCCCATGGTTCTGGAATCCAAAGTGGCAATGATTGCATTTGAAGGCAGCTGGTGTGAGGTGGGTGAGTACATGGTGTTGGAAACTCAATACATTGTCTGCTATGTAGTCACAGATGGTACATTTCAGGCTGGCACCAGCGGAAAGGGGCTCTTCAATTTTCAAATCTgttcagaaagaaaacagttttCACTATTGGAACTCCAGACTGATAGTAGACTTGCATTAGAAAGTCGATCAAGTAATGTTTGCCCTATACTTTGGCTCACATTTATTAACCTTGGTATTTATCTCTGTGAacttatcaatttttaaaaataaatctgtatatCAAGTTTACATAACACTTTGAAAACCAAAAAAGCTAGCCATAATTCAGTTTTTTAACCACCCCTTGCTTTTTACAAAACTATGAATTGGGGATGTTTGGATTAACTTAACATTGCTAACATCGAAGTAGGGGAATTTAAAGAAATCAGAAATGATAGTGAACAATTTTGCTGAATTGATATTTCTCTTATTAAGACGATAGAGGAGCTATAGTTGTTATAACATAGTAACTGTTTCAAAACACATGGGTTAGTGCGTGCATTACAATAGCAGATAATAAAATGCCAATATAAAGTTAAGCATTTGTTACTTAACACTGTCAGGAATCACTTCCAGTCTGTTGTGGTCTTCTGAGCTTTTCTTTAAGGTACTTTAGCCATAGCCATCTGAAGGACAAACCACTAATAATGCAAGAGATCAGGCAATCTCTCTATTCTGTGAAGGATGTATCTCAACATGAGAGTAGATTTTTGCACAATGCCAGGTAGAATAGTCATTTTAAGGACTGTATGGGGACTTCTacacattatttatttatttactattAAAAAAGTATAAATTAAGAAACGATACAAGAAATAATGTGTCACATATAGCCTGCTGTATGCAAATGCAAAATGTCAGTGCATCACTGTATAAAATTATTTGAGAAATAAAATGATTTACAGCATTGAAGGAGTCCGTTTGGCCCACTGTATGTGTGTCATCAGATACTGCCTAACTCGACCTTTCAACTCTTGGTCCGCAGCCTGCAGCTTACGGAACATCAAATGcatatccaattttttttaatggcaaTGATGCTTTTTGCCTTACCATACTTTAAAGAGAAACCTAGACAATCTTTTATTAGACTGATCAAATCATATGTTACAAATactatattaaaataaaacaggaggTACTGAAACTGTTGAAAAGCTGTAATGCAATCTCAGGATTCAGATACCTGTCACTTCTCTGACATCTACCTTTATCAGAGCCTCTGACTGTGTTGTAGCCTTGGGGCTACACCCCAATAAGACATCAGCTACAATTAAAAAATATTTGTGCAAATATATATTTATCACACTGGAGAGAAGAAAACAGTACAGAAGACTTTAACAGAAAACATTTTGTGGTGGCTATTTAACAGCGAGTACAGAATTTTCCAATGTTGCCCTGGTAAATAGATGGAACAAATCTCCTCAGGGCACATACAATGTCCTAATACATCCGTAGCCTGCAAGAAGTGCTCAGTTGGAAAAAGTACTACAGGTACTTGTTGACAAACTGAAAAATGACTGTTGAAGTATATTTAAAGAAACTAAAATGACAACCAAAAATTTAGCTGAATAAACGAGTGCCTAATTAGGTTGATAGTCCTCTGTCAACTGACATAGACATTCAGTGTTGCAAAAGAAAATGGTTAGTGCCTACGTTAAAACAGCAGTTAATACAGCATTATGTAAAACTAagcattttattggtttctaatGCCACAAATCACTTTCAGGTTATTGTGGACTTAATGAGTTTCTAAAAGATGCCTGACATTCAGAGTTAAAGGTAAATTAAAATAGATTCTTATTTGAATATAGACAATAAGAGGTGATATCATTGTGGTATTCATTTTTATTCAATACATGTCTTTCACTAAACACAATTTTCAAATAGAAAAGCTGGAATTaacatatatttaaatatttcagtACAACACATTGAAACAAAGTTCTTCCATTTCTAACAATGGAGCAGGATGTTATCTTTCCCCATtgtaatcattaaaaaaaattaatacatacaaaaaatgattttatttattttccttaaaGTTAATGCAGAGATAAGAATGgtggatggctcagtggttagccgctgctgcctcatagtgacAGGCCCCTAGGTTCCATTCTACCCttaatgactgtctgtgtggagtttgcacatttgctcTGTCTCTGCATAGGATTCCTCTGGGTAGTCTGGCTTCCCCCTCCCAAtacttcaaagatgtgcaagttagatagccatgggaaatgtaaggttgaTGGAGTGGGCCTGAGTAGGATGTCCTTTggaagttggtgtggacttgatgggctgaatggcctgcttccacaatgtagggattctacattGTGGAATCCATTGTGGAATCAATCATGAAACTCAGTTAATTGTCAGTGAATCGAAATGGAATGAAATTCTCAAATCTTTACTTGCACTGTGTACATGGTGAGGAGCTAGGATAATGGAATGAATTTGTAAGCTCACCACAGCAGGCTGCAACATAGGCCCAGTTTTATTTCCACATACTTTTGAAAATTAAGAATATCAGTTCAGCAATGATCTGCACTTCAGTTTATAATCTAGATAATATTCCTTAAGAGCACAAAGGAAAGCTTTGAAGATCATAACCTCAACTTTAAATACCACTCCCTGATAAACAAGATCCAGCCCTGGTTTCTAAGTGGCAAAGTCTCCACTCCTCCCAACTATGTAACAGCTGTTGAGCTGTTAATTGGCTTGAGGTGTTCCTTCAGTCCCAATCAGTCTTCGGTAACTGTCAGACAATCCAATGGGCAGCAGCTTGTAATTCCCGACAGATGGGCACTGCTGGGACTTgcattcagtcctgaagaagttaTGCTGTGATGGACCCCAAAAATTAGGGTAAAATCCCTGCTGAGGGAGTCCGAGGTGATGTAATTATGCCATGGCGGAAATGGCAAAGTGAGGAAAGGATAAGTAATGTGTAGGGAGCCTCAATGGCCATGCATTGGCTTTGCACTTAAGCACCTCAATTGGCTCATGGATGGATGGACTTCCCAAAGCCACCTCACTGCTGGTAAAAACACAACCCACCATCTGCCATCCTCTTGGTTGACAGCTGTAAAATCCAGTCCTAAATTGTAAAGGGGAATGGGACTCTCTCAAGGTTTGCAGACCTGTTGACCACGGTCCAAttacttcattttattttaaccCGAAACTTGAGCATGGGAGCCATGGAGGTTTCTTTGCCAGGCAAAAACTATCCGGAACAGCAACGAATGAAAACAGCAAAGGCCGAGCACATTaagatatttatttcagattccacgTAAGGAACAAAACTGTGCTCCTGAGCTCCACCGATAAATACTTGGCCCTCTCAAGTGCCATACTTCTTTCCACTTCTCCCGATCAGGATTTCATCCCATAGAAGTACAGAAACTATGCTGCTGGGTCTGATTTAGAGGCTGGACACCTGTTTCTCCACAACCTTGTGGTCATTTTAGGTTGAGAAGCCAGCAAGCAGCATAAAAATGAAACCCATCTGTTAAATTTGCCCAGCCTGTCATGCTGTCGTTGCAAGCCACCCATTCCTACATAGCTACTTAAGGATTAAAATCAAGATCTGTGTGTCTGCACTATTGGAAAGGCACTCTTTATGCTTGCAATAACCCAATTATCATGGGCGCAATATGAAAAAACATTTGCATGCTGTTGCATTTGCAGTGACCTTTTAGGTGAGTGTGAAATTATCCTTGCATTGGATACGTGTTTATTACTAGAATGAAGCCCAAACCAAATTCAACaactgaaaattaaaacaaaggtcAGGTTCTAAGCGTCTGAAGAATAGAAATGTAAATGTGTAACAGGTTAACTAACACTTGAAATATTGGCAAACATTTCAGTTTGTGCCCCACGACACGATAGACTTCCTCAGACTTTGTTGATCGTGACTGTGTCCAACTCAAATTGACTGATAGAACACAGCAACAAACTGATTTAGTGCCAACTAATGTATTATGGCAGAAAGGTATATGTGCACAAATAAAATCTTCTCAGCAAATTTATGTTGAAATGGTAGGATgcataatttgttttatttgagaaGACACTGGCTTGtgttacatagaacattgaacatagaacaatgcaacgcagaacaggcccttcggccctcgatgttgcaccaacctgtgaactaatctaagcacatcccctacactatcccatcatcatccatatgcttatccaaggactgtttaaatgcccctaatgtggctgagttaactacattggtaggcagggcgttccatgcccttaccactctgagtcaagaacctgcctttgacatctgtcttaaatctatcacccctcaagttgtagctatgccccctcatacaagctgatgtcatcatcctaggaaaaagactcttactgtccaccctatctaatcctcattAACATATCTTATACTTGTGGTTTCTTCTGCCTTCTCTTTTTGTTCACCTAGTTTTAAAGACATTATTTCTAGGTGGATGCTATTCTAAAACTAACCACTAGGAGTCAGCTAGGAACATTATAAGTTTGGCTGTTGCATTTGTCCTCACGATTAGTGGAGGAATGCGTGGTCTGCCTATATACCAGCCGACAACAACTCTGTTTAAGTCTGTAATTCAGCCCTGGAACAATTGGAGGTGCAATCCCATGTCCTACCTTGCAGTAGTGTCCTAATTTGCTACCTTTATGTAATTTACTTATTACTGTCGATAGATTTGCAACAGCACTGTAACATCTGCAGTGCCAATTAAGGAACACTGttcatttaatttcttttttaacaTGAATGAACAGCTTAACTGGGCAAATAATGTTTGCTCCAGAATGTACTTTCATTGAGGTAGGTTGCTATTAATTTAAGTCAACTTATCTAACACATGCACATTTACTAATACTCTGATAAGACTTCAATGGGGATACTGCAACTTCCACATTTAACATAAAGCTGCATTTCTAGTTGTGTTTTGTAATGGTTAGTTTGAGATATAGTGCTATTCAAATCATTTACTATCTTTGACTACTGTGATTATAATTTAACAGGCTAGAAACAGCATCCTAATTATCCCTTAGTTCAGTCTATGTAACTTTCTAAACTCCAGTTTTCAGCTATGAGTAAATTGACAATGCAAAATTCAAATTACCCCATGGTGACTCTTACCACTGTGTGAATTCATGTGAATTTCAAGAGCCCTGGCATTGGAGAAGCTCTTGTTGCAATGTGGGTAAGGGCATGGTTGCTGAAGAGGACCAGCCTCTTTCTCGTCTGATAGAGAGGATGCTTCCCTTTGTCTCCCACTGCAGTAATACATGAGGTGAGCCTGCAGGTTGCGTTCACTGCGGTACCAAATTCCACATGACTTGCATGGAAAGATATCCTCTGCAAAGAAAGAATACATGTATATTATAGTATTGGTGATATCAGCCAGTTTTTAATTATTAAAACAATTTTGTGGTTATATTaagttttttttgctttcttCAAGATTGTGAAATAATCAGGCCTCCATTTTTTTCATCCAAATTAACCAATTATTCAAATTCTGTCACATTAAGCTTCTTTAAAACATGCATGTGAGGAATTCTGGATATGGAACATAAAGAATAACCTTTTGTTCAGTCTTAATTCTACCAGTGTTTTATTTAAATTGGTAACTATCTAATCTTTGATCATGGTGAGACAGTCTCTGCTtctgtaaaacagaaacaaaaacaaacaaaaaaattggccaggcagcatcccagGAAAAAACAGAGAAATTAATGTCACAGATGTTGCAAGCACAGACCACTTTGCTTTGAAAGAAGGTCCACATTCAAAACTTCAAGCCCTCTATTCCCTCCAAAGATGCAGACTGATTTGCCGGtattttctgggtttttttttcaggtttccagcatccatagtgtTTGCTTTCCAATTCTGTGGTACTGTTCATTGATCCTATATTCTAAACAGACATTGTACAAAACATTCCACTTTGAAAGAAGCATTAAAAAAAGTAATTATGTATTGTGGGCCCATTATATGTTGCCTGTTTCGttctttaaaaattgattttaagTGGAAGAGAAATCAGGTGGGGTGCAGAACAGGTGGTAATCCATTAACATATACTTATATCtccattaaatttgaaatttttaCTTATGTTGAAAGCTGTAATTGGAAATTCGTAAATTAATAGACAATTCACTTTCCTTGACATCAAGAGTAACAGTCAACTTCTTTTTCTGGCCCAGCCTTTTTTATTTTTCATCATGTGATTTAAAGGGGTAACTTCACTCTGGCAAATGCTTACAGTAGTTGTGTGAGATTATGTAATTGCGTCAAAAGGCATTGATGCAATTGCAAGACGCTCTCATGAAAAAATGACACCCTTCTACTTCCCTCAAGTAATACAAGGTTTGTCAAGATTTCAGGTTTCTGCTAAGAAGAACTGCACAAATTATGTACATTTATCAAATGTAAGTATAAGGGAATATGATCCATGAGATAAATGTAAATATCACAAAATGTGCTTGTTGTAATGCAGCGGAACAGATGACACATAAGTGATTCACAGTGAGTCTGGGTTTAAGCCAGTTAACCAGCATTAACATTCCTCACGTTGTTTCATTAAAGCCAATCTGAGCTGAagttcatcagctttcctgccaaAAAACAAAGTGCTATGTCTTAAAGCAATAGTCACAACGCTTGTAAAGTATTCATATGAGTTGGTTTGGGCAGACATGAGAATAAATATTTTCACAAGAACTTCTCATACGTGTTAGTTTATGTAAAAATCTGTAAGGGTACAGAAAATGAAAAACCATTTTATGACCACATCAATTTTTTCACTGCAATTTCACACAAAATACTTCCTGTCATATGCATAACCTTTAAAAAGCAGATTAAAACTATTTTCTACTTGATTACTTAAGGACAGTTATCTCATGTCAAAAATAAAAGACTCATGACTATATAAGCGTAATCTAAACTTACTGTTTACTATTGCAGTAGGTAAAATAGATGCCATAGCCGCTTGCTGAGGGAGCAACTGTATTGTGTCCAGTAGGCGAGCTGGATACATGCCCTCTGTGATGGCCAGTTGGCTGACAGCTTGAAGTCTTGAGTCAAATTCCACTGCAAATGCAATCAGTTCCTCACCCTCTGACAGCATTTTAGTCATTGTACACCAAAGCTGGCCCCctaaagaaaaggaaaagaaaaggaagagtTCTATTGATTAATCACAAACTAAATTACTTAAGAAGATCCAACAAATTATTCACAAGATTGTCCTTATTTCATCTATGTCATGAAGtttagcaattttgttttcatatttatTGGTTCTGACTTAGATTCAGGCAGCGGTTACTGACCGTGAATACAATTGTGTTGCAAAATGAAAGGTTGCAGTCCTGTCCTCAGCAGGCCTGTTCTGTTCTCACCTGACAAGActggcagacacggggagaatctgcaaactccacacagacagtcagccaagggtggaatcaaacctgggtccctggcgctctgagatAACAGTGCTAACCTTAGAGTTATGAGAATGTGGCTCAGTTTAAACTGAGTAAGAAGGTTGAGAGTTTAACCCCCATTTCAGACTCAACATGCAATGAATTGACACTTCAGTATGGCACCAAGAAAGTATTGAATTGTCAAAGGTATTGATATAGGCTGAGCCACTGAAATAAACTAGGTTTTTTCAGGCTTTTATGACACCTTTCTACAGAAAAAAAGtcaaatcccagatgtcctttctTTGCTCACATTCATCTTTGACAAATATCATCAATTTCACTGTCAATGCAGTTTATTAGACCTTGCGTGGGACATGGTAGCCTCTGTAGCAAGGCAACAGACCACACTAAAAAATgtcagcacagtgtggagctggtggaacacagcaggtcagacagcagaggtgcaggaaagttgacattttgggtttacacccttcatcggGACTCCAAGACTCTTACCTCCTAgacattaaaaaaatgtaaatgatTGACTGTGAAGCTCTAAGGATGTACATTACACTTAAACAGTAAGTTACAGTTCGTAAATCTGCCCCATTGGCAATTCATCAATTCTCCCCATCTGTGATCCTGAATTTTCTGGACTTCTTCTGAACATAACCCACTGATGCAGGTCAGATGGCAAAAAGATTGCTGTCAGGGCAAACACTTAGAAAGCATTTTGAAAGGATTCTGCCTCTCCAGAGAGGGGCAAGGAACATCGGGTCTCAATTGCAATTATATTTTTGACAGAAATAATATTCTCAGTTCATATTAAAAGGATGGCAAAATTTTCCACTAAACTGGAAATTAAGTAAACAGATTACACGCTGTATTTGTGAACAATTTAATACGAGGATAGAAAGAGCCGGTTTGAAAATGTGAATGGCAAAACAACATAAATATTttgataagataacaaagtgtggggctggatgaacacagcaggccaagcagcatcttaggagcacaaaagctgacgttttgggcctagacccttcatcagaaaagtcaaaATGTTTTGACTATGATTTCATGACCATTATAAAGAAAGTTGAAACTTATGTAACCTATTTCATATAAAATCTTCCAGTCACTGGCAAATGTGGAAACCTTTATAGTCTGTCATTTTTGGATTGTAACACATTTCATAAATTAATCTTATTGTATGACAGCAAAAATTTAAAACTTTCTCTAATCTGTGTTTGTCAACATGCCATGCCTGAATAATagttaaatgttttaaaactAATCGATGGTGAAATAGTCAAAGTTTGATGCTTTCCTTCCTTCCACTGATTCCCATCTGTTTTATCAACTTGCTTATTCTAACAAGGAAGTCTAAGCACTGTCTAATAGTGGGAGAATGGAAGCTATGGGTGTTTAATCGTCTCATTACCAGATGGTGTCTATGAGGAAAATACCAGTCTCTGGATGTGAAGTGTAGAAGATAACCCCTCTTAACTCTTCATCTTGGATTCACTATGACCTCAGGTCCAGCAATTTGATTCTCtcttcatgataaaatgaaaaagacAAGTGGACATATTATATGGctgtgagggaaaaaaacaggaaaactGGAGCTAATTTTGTGTGGTCCAGCTCTACAAATAGGCTGGATTTTCTTGgtgtttgaattcagtaagtttCATGTTGTGAT
Encoded here:
- the zfpm2a gene encoding zinc finger protein ZFPM2a isoform X6, which codes for MTKMLSEGEELIAFAVEFDSRLQAVSQLAITEGMYPARLLDTIQLLPQQAAMASILPTAIVNKDIFPCKSCGIWYRSERNLQAHLMYYCSGRQREASSLSDEKEAGPLQQPCPYPHCNKSFSNARALEIHMNSHSDLKIEEPLSAGASLKCTICDYIADNVLSFQHHVLTHLTPAAFKCNHCHFGFQNHGKLMQHQELHHSQSRRLRKESENEHSPVNSEDILQSIIADTASRQDVPPSPGISQNKEICSDTEGEKLEKNVQLGLTSLKNETQPAGNRQGFPYTRIKSEPSSPRLASSPIQHNIGSSVPMAPFLTQFSLSQDISMVPQASEILAKMSELVHRRLRQGGSNYPPVVYSPLVPKGAICFECNITFNNLDNYLVHKKHYCSTRWQHVARSPDFANTGEKVPETASPSSGHSPINIHSALCNLPDPENSLVQPTNINSSVVVDVAGSNGKSPEKDISTQLKKESAASNNDEQLNGKSKDGNCSGTPILDVANDPNKTTCEACNITFSRHETYAVHKQYYCASRHDPPVKRMAANKVPAMQRTIRSRKRRKMYEISLPEQEQRSQMVHQAFISVSAMGSPGTSSQESLENLGEPSHQRPDLLPGKHVDPSIPGTRNVTSVKCSAPLPVVVGMELDLPMDLSKKCSPQTEKTACSPKRLLDYHECTVCKISFNKVESYLAHKQNFCPGMGHQRGEVAHLEQTKFQELPKEGASVKSETISPAGSNERSVIACEKNESSKLISPNGSVFPTQLTTVQGLKTFNDAAQIISAKEENKNLLYPNCLYPGAIKKLTGTEQLSPYYGVKPTDYISGAVFIRSEMDELVQGTRDKIDPSRDHSVSNGCSLQKKEPVPSVLKSRGMIAVNGGIKQENRPFSGNPHQDSLSQSFQHPVSQQSPSWVAENPTPVTENASPSAKASLEEHTPKSIGGSVQPTNSGKYCRLCDIQFNNLSNFITHKKFYCSSHAAEHVK
- the zfpm2a gene encoding zinc finger protein ZFPM2a isoform X5; the protein is MLATGFGPLLFAIVQGGQLWCTMTKMLSEGEELIAFAVEFDSRLQAVSQLAITEGMYPARLLDTIQLLPQQAAMASILPTAIVNKDIFPCKSCGIWYRSERNLQAHLMYYCSGRQREASSLSDEKEAGPLQQPCPYPHCNKSFSNARALEIHMNSHSDLKIEEPLSAGASLKCTICDYIADNVLSFQHHVLTHLTPAAFKCNHCHFGFQNHGKLMQHQELHHSQSRRLRKESENEHSPVNSEDILQSIIADTASRQDVPPSPGISQNKEICSDTEGEKLEKNVQLGLTSLKNETQPAGNRQGFPYTRIKSEPSSPRLASSPIQHNIGSSVPMAPFLTQFSLSQDISMVPQASEILAKMSELVHRRLRQGGSNYPPVVYSPLVPKGAICFECNITFNNLDNYLVHKKHYCSTRWQHVARSPDFANTGEKVPETASPSSGHSPINIHSALCNLPDPENSLVQPTNINSSVVVDVAGSNGKSPEKDISTQLKKESAASNNDEQLNGKSKDGNCSGTPILDVANDPNKTTCEACNITFSRHETYAVHKQYYCASRHDPPVKRMAANKVPAMQRTIRSRKRRKMYEISLPEQEQRSQMVHQAFISVSAMGSPGTSSQESLENLGEPSHQRPDLLPGKHVDPSIPGTRNVTSVKCSAPLPVVVGMELDLPMDLSKKCSPQTEKTACSPKRLLDYHECTVCKISFNKVESYLAHKQNFCPGMGHQRGEVAHLEQTKFQELPKEGASVKSETISPAGSNERSVIACEKNESSKLISPNGSVFPTQLTTVQGLKTFNDAAQIISAKEENKNLLYPNCLYPGAIKKLTGTEQLSPYYGVKPTDYISGAVFIRSEMDELVQGTRDKIDPSRDHSVSNGCSLQKKEPVPSVLKSRGMIAVNGGIKQENRPFSGNPHQDSLSQSFQHPVSQQSPSWVAENPTPVTENASPSAKASLEEHTPKSIGGSVQPTNSGKYCRLCDIQFNNLSNFITHKKFYCSSHAAEHVK